One Sander vitreus isolate 19-12246 chromosome 23, sanVit1, whole genome shotgun sequence DNA window includes the following coding sequences:
- the lrrn3b gene encoding leucine-rich repeat neuronal protein 3: protein MKDVSFVDRLFVGLAMASFVVATEERHDCPKLCVCEIRPWFSPSSVYMEAQTVDCNDLGLFSLPEQLPVGTQVLLLQTNNVAKIDRPLDYLANITEIDLSQNNLSSISDVHLGNLPQLLSLHMEENWIRELPERSLAEVANLQELYMNHNLISSISPMAFQGLSNLARLHLNSNRLKAIKREWFDPMPNLEILMIGENPILSINDMNFKPLSNLRSLVLTRMNLSQLPDDALAGLDNLESISFYDNIFPEVPHSALKNAKNLKFLDLNKNPIARIQRGDFVDMFHLKELGINSMPELVSIDSFALNNLPELTKIEATNNPKLSYIHPNAFYKLPRLETLMLNGNALSALHRITVESLPNLREVSMHSNPIRCDCVVRWMNMNKTNLRFMEPDSLYCVEPPEYEGQHVRQVHFREMMEICLPLISPESMPGHIKAQNGSSVSLHCRAYAEPEPDIYWITPSGTRVLPNTVSDKFYMHPEGTFDIYDITENEAGLYTCVAHNLVGADLKSVSVEVNGYFPQPANGSLNVMIESVETNSILVSWKAGRGTLAPNIKWYTGSDANHPTTAFTTRVPSDVQVYNLTHLSPATLYKVCVDVGSIHYNHDTKCVNVTTKGLELAAKDIEKWDAALITVFGVLLAVISVACLLIYVSLRNHHLYGDIRKCDSKASLTQVESTGTHSPFFTKLWVSGKGLPSGVKVKATVINVSDNAF from the coding sequence ATGAAGGACGTGTCATTCGTGGATCGTCTCTTTGTCGGCTTGGCCATGGCCTcttttgttgttgccacagaGGAGAGGCATGATTGCCCAAAGCTCTGTGTATGTGAGATTAGACCCTGGTTTTCTCCGAGTTCGGTGTACATGGAGGCGCAGACAGTTGACTGTAATGACTTGGGACTCTTTAGCCTACCAGAACAATTACCGGTGGGCACACAAGTACTATTACTGCAAACAAACAATGTTGCCAAGATTGACAGACCCTTGGATTACCTGGCCAACATCACAGAGATTGATTTATCGCAAAACAATTTATCCTCTATCAGTGACGTCCACCTGGGGAATCTTCCTCAGCTGCTGTCCCTTCATATGGAGGAAAATTGGATACGAGAGTTGCCTGAGCGAAGTCTTGCTGAGGTGGCTAACCTTCAGGAGCTCTACATGAATCACAACCTCATCTCATCCATTTCCCCGATGGCTTTCCAGGGTCTCAGCAATCTTGCGCGGCTCCACCTCAATTCTAACAGGCTGAAGGCCATTAAAAGAGAGTGGTTCGACCCCATGCCAAATCTGGAGATCCTGATGATAGGTGAGAATCCTATTCTTTCTATTAATGATATGAACTTCAAACCTCTCAGTAATCTCCGCAGTCTTGTTCTTACTAGAATGAACCTGTCTCAGCTTCCTGACGATGCATTGGCTGGTCTTGATAACTTAGAGAGCATCTCGTTCTATGATAATATCTTTCCTGAGGTGCCTCATTCTGCcctgaaaaatgcaaaaaatctTAAGTTCTTGGACCTAAATAAAAACCCAATTGCGAGGATACAGAGAGGGGACTTTGTGGATATGTTCCATCTGAAAGAACTGGGGATTAATAGCATGCCAGAGCTAGTTTCCATCGACAGCTTTGCCCTCAATAACCTTCCTGAGCTGACCAAAATAGAAGCCACCAACAATCCTAAACTCTCCTATATCCATCCTAATGCTTTCTACAAACTACCACGGCTGGAAACCCTAATGCTAAATGGCAATGCTCTCAGTGCCCTCCACAGGATTACTGTCGAGTCCCTCCCAAATCTCAGAGAGGTTAGCATGCACAGCAACCCCATCCGCTGTGACTGCGTAGTCCGCTGGATGAACATGAACAAGACCAACCTTCGCTTCATGGAGCCTGATTCACTGTACTGTGTGGAGCCCCCGGAGTACGAAGGCCAGCATGTCCGACAGGTGCACTTCAGGGAGATGATGGAGATTTGTCTGCCACTCATCTCTCCCGAAAGCATGCCTGGGCATATTAAAGCACAGAATGGGAGCTCAGTGTCACTCCATTGTCGGGCCTACGCTGAACCAGAGCCAGACATCTACTGGATCACCCCGTCTGGTACCAGGGTCCTGCCTAACACCGTGTCTGACAAGTTCTACATGCACCCAGAGGGAACTTTTGACATCTATGATATAACAGAAAACGAAGCTGGTCTTTACACTTGTGTTGCCCATAACCTGGTTGGAGCTGATCTTAAATCTGTTTCAGTAGAGGTGAATGGGTATTTTCCCCAACCTGCAAATGGGTCTCTGAATGTCATGATCGAATCAGTGGAGACAAACTCCATCCTAGTTTCGTGGAAGGCCGGCCGTGGCACCCTGGCTCCCAACATTAAATGGTATACAGGGTCAGATGCTAACCATCCCACCACGGCGTTTACCACCAGGGTTCCCTCTGACGTCCAGGTCTACAACCTCACGCATCTCAGCCCCGCCACTCTGTACAAAGTCTGCGTGGATGTCGGCAGCATCCACTACAACCATGACACCAAATGTGTCAATGTCACCACTAAGGGATTAGAGCTGGCAGCCAAGGACATAGAAAAATGGGACGCAGCACTAATCACTGTCTTCGGTGTGCTCTTGGCTGTGATTTCAGTGGCATGTCTGCTTATTTATGTGTCTCTGAGGAACCACCACCTTTATGGGGATATAAGGAAATGCGACTCCAAAGCTTCGCTGACACAAGTGGAATCCACCGGTACGCACTCTCCTTTCTTTACAAAGCTGTGGGTTTCGGGTAAGGGACTGCCAAGTGGAGTCAAAGTGAAAGCCACAGTCATAAATGTATCTGACAATGCCTTTTAG